In the genome of Bacillus sp. S3, one region contains:
- a CDS encoding response regulator transcription factor — translation MFKLLLIEDDVTLFHEIRERLMGWSYDVYGITDFNKVMEEFTEHKPDLVVIDIQLPKFDGFHWCRMIRSHSNVPILFLSSRDHPTDMVMSMQLGADDFIQKPFHFDVLIAKIQATLRRVYNYNTEQITLKTWCGATVDYEKNTVSNDDGTVELTKNETFILKKLIEQKNKIVSREDLIKSLWEDERFVSDNTLTVNVNRLRKRLDELGLGRFIETKVGQGYIAIEEANGYD, via the coding sequence TTGTTTAAACTACTGTTAATTGAAGATGATGTTACATTATTTCATGAAATAAGAGAACGGCTGATGGGCTGGTCTTATGATGTATATGGGATTACGGATTTCAATAAGGTCATGGAGGAATTTACGGAACACAAGCCGGATTTAGTGGTCATTGATATTCAATTACCAAAATTTGATGGCTTTCATTGGTGCCGGATGATCCGCTCCCATTCAAATGTTCCAATTCTATTTTTATCTTCCCGCGACCATCCTACCGATATGGTGATGTCGATGCAGCTTGGTGCCGATGACTTTATCCAAAAGCCGTTCCATTTTGATGTGCTGATTGCCAAAATCCAGGCGACGCTAAGGCGCGTCTATAATTATAATACCGAGCAGATCACTCTGAAAACATGGTGCGGTGCAACAGTAGATTACGAAAAAAATACCGTCAGCAATGACGATGGTACGGTGGAACTGACAAAAAATGAAACGTTCATCTTAAAAAAGCTGATTGAGCAAAAAAATAAGATTGTCAGCCGCGAGGACTTAATTAAAAGCCTTTGGGAGGATGAACGCTTTGTCAGTGATAATACCTTAACGGTTAATGTCAATCGACTGCGAAAAAGATTGGACGAGCTCGGCCTGGGACGATTTATTGAAACAAAGGTGGGCCAGGGCTACATCGCGATTGAAGAGGCAAATGGCTATGATTAA
- a CDS encoding Ger(x)C family spore germination protein, translating to MRRTIRRLLVICCIPIILTGCWDQRLLKEQKLILLVGFDLNQKGEVTASTAYPIGKGGIGKSNSPATTKSTILTTKGKTALESLLHADFRISERIDISKTRVVLFGEQLAKKGIYPELDHIYRNPKGALGAKVAIIQGEAIDAVRINQEEADLNGQYYDEFLKSGEATGFYTNFNVQSVCPLLLKHTKDPLLPLIEVHKNSHRAHSVGMALFNNEKMTGKLNITEAKMFMLLSGKKNQKVSLWVMTSDQQKVNQENFVIIEILHTRQKTKLKVNNDAVTANISLKLQYRISEYPKNHLTNSLLLQQLNKEIKKSLTKTAERTIAKLQKANCDGLGIEEEIKVHHTKLWEKKYKNVAFKEIPIKTKLEFELINSGIIN from the coding sequence ATGAGGAGAACTATTAGGAGGCTCCTGGTAATCTGTTGTATTCCCATTATATTAACCGGCTGCTGGGATCAGCGGCTCTTAAAGGAGCAAAAATTAATCTTGCTGGTAGGCTTCGATCTTAATCAGAAGGGTGAGGTAACTGCCAGCACCGCATACCCCATTGGTAAAGGGGGCATAGGGAAATCCAATTCACCTGCTACAACGAAAAGTACGATTCTTACGACAAAGGGGAAAACAGCTTTAGAGTCACTGCTGCATGCTGATTTCAGAATCTCGGAAAGGATTGATATTTCTAAAACCCGCGTGGTCTTATTTGGAGAACAGCTTGCGAAAAAGGGAATTTATCCGGAGCTCGATCATATTTACCGGAATCCAAAAGGGGCTCTTGGGGCAAAAGTAGCAATTATTCAAGGCGAAGCAATAGATGCGGTGCGCATTAATCAAGAGGAAGCCGATTTAAATGGGCAATATTATGATGAATTTTTAAAAAGCGGTGAAGCAACCGGCTTTTATACAAACTTTAATGTTCAATCGGTCTGCCCCTTATTGCTAAAACACACAAAGGACCCGCTGCTGCCGCTAATAGAGGTTCATAAAAACAGTCATCGGGCCCATTCAGTAGGAATGGCGCTATTTAATAATGAAAAAATGACGGGAAAACTAAATATTACAGAAGCCAAGATGTTTATGCTGCTTAGTGGTAAAAAAAATCAAAAGGTCTCACTTTGGGTGATGACCAGTGATCAACAAAAAGTTAACCAAGAGAACTTTGTCATCATTGAGATTCTTCATACCAGGCAAAAAACAAAATTAAAGGTGAACAATGATGCTGTTACGGCAAATATCTCGCTGAAATTGCAATATCGGATTTCAGAGTATCCGAAAAACCATTTAACCAATTCACTTCTATTACAGCAGCTGAACAAAGAAATTAAAAAAAGTTTAACAAAAACCGCCGAGAGAACTATCGCAAAATTGCAGAAAGCCAATTGTGACGGGCTTGGCATTGAGGAGGAGATTAAAGTACATCATACTAAATTGTGGGAGAAGAAATACAAAAATGTTGCTTTCAAGGAAATACCCATAAAAACGAAGCTTGAATTTGAACTGATTAATTCCGGAATTATTAATTAA
- a CDS encoding ABC transporter permease: MGIMQSIKMALRSIKGNKLRAVLTMLGIIIGVASVIVLVSIAQGSTKAVTSQINQLGTNLLTINTYSTDIDLTEDKIGELNQLTVVKAVSPVVSGRVYVKKERTSSQIILTGTNAAYADVRDTEVSQGRFITDLDVEYRQKIVVLGSDTAETFFGGDNPVGQSIQIEGTSFKVVGVLASKGSSLGQSGDNVVIVPLSTGQRLVGSTIISTVYLQGKSEEQMDFVMNEVKLALAGMYPGKTDDYGVSNQQDVMDTMSSVNDTMTMMLGGIASISLLVGGIGIMNIMLVSVSERTKEIGIRKAIGAKRRDVLLQFLIEAIVLSALGGLVGILLGLGLGKIISSLMDMSISFSAPVILFSFLFSLLVGVVFGVFPANKASKLNPIQALRYQ, from the coding sequence TTGGGAATCATGCAATCTATTAAAATGGCCCTTCGAAGTATTAAAGGCAATAAGCTCCGGGCAGTCCTCACCATGCTCGGCATCATAATTGGTGTCGCTTCTGTTATAGTGCTTGTGTCGATTGCTCAAGGCTCAACAAAAGCTGTGACAAGCCAGATCAATCAATTAGGAACGAACCTTTTAACGATTAATACCTACAGTACAGATATCGATTTAACAGAAGATAAGATTGGCGAATTAAATCAATTGACCGTTGTAAAAGCCGTATCACCTGTTGTTTCAGGCAGAGTCTATGTGAAAAAAGAAAGGACATCTTCGCAGATTATATTAACAGGTACGAATGCAGCCTATGCCGATGTTCGTGATACGGAGGTTAGTCAAGGGCGTTTTATTACTGACTTGGATGTAGAGTACCGGCAAAAAATAGTTGTCCTTGGCTCAGATACAGCAGAAACCTTCTTCGGAGGCGATAACCCTGTAGGTCAATCAATTCAAATAGAAGGTACTTCTTTTAAAGTCGTCGGTGTGCTTGCTTCTAAAGGAAGCTCTTTGGGACAAAGCGGAGATAATGTCGTGATTGTTCCACTTAGCACCGGTCAGCGTTTAGTAGGGAGCACCATAATCAGTACGGTTTATTTGCAAGGAAAAAGTGAGGAGCAAATGGATTTTGTGATGAATGAGGTCAAATTAGCGCTTGCTGGGATGTATCCGGGGAAAACAGATGATTATGGTGTATCAAATCAGCAGGATGTGATGGATACGATGAGCTCTGTCAATGATACGATGACAATGATGCTCGGAGGAATTGCAAGTATCTCATTACTCGTCGGTGGAATTGGGATTATGAATATCATGCTTGTCTCTGTTTCGGAACGAACAAAAGAAATTGGGATCAGAAAGGCAATTGGGGCGAAAAGGAGAGATGTGCTTTTGCAATTTTTAATAGAGGCAATAGTCTTAAGCGCACTGGGCGGATTAGTCGGTATCCTTTTAGGACTTGGTTTAGGAAAAATTATTTCATCTCTCATGGATATGAGTATTTCCTTCTCGGCACCCGTGATTCTATTTTCATTTTTATTTTCCCTGCTGGTAGGAGTTGTGTTCGGGGTATTCCCAGCAAATAAAGCATCTAAATTAAATCCGATTCAGGCACTGCGCTATCAGTAG
- a CDS encoding sensor histidine kinase — protein MIKNYLIERRSWILLFLVIQALILFVSFLDTAIPFLPLLYIVFLSMLVVSLFLIFRYQKETRFYQSLAEWENNLDLTNIAAPESPFEKMIEQCIVNQTEWLKKEASQNLLMLEQEKDDLLAWIHEVKTPLTAMHLMIERLDDERTKAQLIHEWLRIHLLLDQQLHQKRIPFMENDLYIEETDLKTLLFKEIKTLQSWCMQKGIGFDVELDAAAALTDAKWLAFIVRQLLTNAVKYSESSDIIITSHYKDGQTVLEVKDFGRGIDPKDLPRIFDKGFTSTTSHLDHAATGMGLYLTKRIAKPLLIEMNVQSRPGEGTTFTLTFPKKNDFVHIAGM, from the coding sequence ATGATTAAAAACTATCTTATCGAACGGCGCAGCTGGATCCTTCTCTTTTTGGTTATTCAAGCACTGATTCTATTTGTTTCTTTTCTGGATACGGCGATTCCCTTTTTGCCGCTGCTTTATATTGTCTTCCTTTCAATGCTTGTTGTTTCTCTCTTTTTGATATTTCGTTATCAGAAGGAAACAAGGTTTTATCAAAGCTTAGCGGAGTGGGAAAACAATCTTGATTTAACCAATATAGCAGCGCCTGAGAGCCCGTTTGAAAAAATGATTGAGCAATGCATTGTGAACCAAACCGAATGGCTTAAAAAAGAGGCTTCGCAAAACCTGCTGATGCTGGAACAGGAGAAGGATGACCTATTGGCCTGGATTCACGAAGTCAAAACACCGTTGACAGCGATGCATTTAATGATTGAACGCCTAGACGATGAACGGACGAAAGCTCAGTTAATACACGAATGGCTGCGAATTCACCTGCTTTTAGACCAGCAGCTTCACCAAAAACGCATCCCCTTTATGGAAAATGATTTATATATAGAAGAAACTGATTTAAAGACGTTACTTTTTAAAGAAATTAAGACGTTACAATCATGGTGCATGCAAAAAGGGATTGGCTTTGATGTTGAACTAGATGCCGCAGCCGCCTTGACGGATGCTAAGTGGCTTGCCTTTATCGTCAGGCAGCTGTTGACAAATGCGGTGAAATACAGTGAATCGTCCGACATTATCATTACAAGCCATTATAAGGATGGGCAGACGGTTCTTGAAGTGAAGGATTTTGGACGTGGGATTGATCCTAAGGACTTGCCGCGCATCTTTGACAAGGGCTTTACCTCGACAACGTCTCATCTTGATCATGCTGCAACAGGAATGGGGTTATATTTAACAAAAAGAATCGCCAAGCCGTTATTAATTGAAATGAATGTCCAATCACGACCCGGAGAAGGAACTACTTTTACACTAACCTTTCCCAAAAAAAATGATTTTGTCCATATTGCAGGCATGTGA
- a CDS encoding ABC transporter ATP-binding protein — MKILEAYKIHKSYGNKLNKQEVLKGIDVSVEKGEFVSIMGASGSGKTTLLNVLSSIDKVSGGTITIEGKEMTAMKERQLAEFRKHHLGFIFQDYNLLDTLTVKENILLPLSISKISKRAADEMFHTVAAELGITDIKDKYPNEISGGQKQRTSAARAFIHEPSIIFADEPTGALDSKSASDLLNKLSELNQNRKATIIMVTHDPVAASFSGRVIFIKDGQIYTQLNRGEQSRQTFFKDIMKTQGVLGGVPNER, encoded by the coding sequence ATGAAGATATTAGAAGCGTATAAGATTCATAAGAGCTATGGCAATAAATTAAATAAACAGGAAGTGTTAAAAGGGATTGATGTAAGTGTTGAAAAAGGGGAATTCGTCAGTATTATGGGCGCCTCTGGTTCCGGGAAGACCACCTTACTCAATGTGCTATCTTCCATTGATAAGGTGAGCGGCGGCACGATTACGATCGAAGGAAAAGAAATGACAGCGATGAAGGAGCGCCAGCTTGCAGAATTCCGCAAGCATCATTTAGGATTTATTTTTCAAGATTATAATTTACTTGATACATTAACAGTGAAAGAAAATATCCTCTTGCCGTTATCCATCTCAAAAATTTCAAAGAGAGCAGCAGATGAAATGTTTCACACAGTGGCAGCGGAACTTGGGATAACTGACATCAAGGATAAATATCCAAATGAGATTTCCGGCGGTCAAAAACAGCGAACTTCTGCGGCAAGGGCGTTTATTCACGAACCAAGCATTATTTTTGCTGACGAGCCCACAGGTGCCCTTGATTCAAAATCCGCATCTGATTTACTAAACAAATTAAGCGAATTGAATCAAAATCGCAAAGCAACGATTATCATGGTAACCCACGACCCGGTGGCAGCGAGCTTCAGCGGCAGGGTAATTTTTATCAAGGACGGACAGATTTACACCCAATTAAATAGAGGCGAGCAATCAAGGCAGACGTTCTTTAAAGACATCATGAAAACCCAAGGTGTATTAGGCGGTGTGCCAAATGAGCGTTAA
- a CDS encoding GerAB/ArcD/ProY family transporter, translated as MKNENQMTKLQMITFLLQTQIGVAFLSLPFDIHKYAKGDSWISLLLTGFFMEILVIFYLILCHRFPNQHLFQILESIFGKAAGKCFTLLYIGYFLLTGSTIIVLFVYILKKWMLPYTPYWVIVFLMVIMGIYIAIENLNVIARFYFIATFILFLFIVIPPIAFKDGNFHFIMPIGYSGMTNIIKGAAHATLAWQGMETFLLIAPFVMATAKEKAKAVTLANVLITFFYSFLTFICLIYFSNDEIRLLPQPVLYLLKSFSFKIIERPDLIIISFWIILVGTSFISYLYGASFASVYLFKKRTRKPFVYGAACICFFFALFFNGEDKMEKLTKYTTYTGFIFLIAIPVFLLVISLLFKKRQKGEVNEENY; from the coding sequence ATGAAAAACGAAAATCAAATGACCAAACTCCAGATGATTACCTTTTTATTACAAACCCAAATAGGAGTGGCCTTTCTCTCACTCCCTTTTGATATTCACAAATATGCCAAAGGGGATAGCTGGATATCGCTCCTCTTGACAGGCTTTTTTATGGAGATTCTCGTTATTTTCTATCTTATTTTATGTCATCGATTTCCTAATCAGCATTTATTTCAAATCCTGGAGTCGATTTTCGGAAAAGCAGCCGGTAAATGCTTTACCCTTTTATATATTGGTTATTTCTTATTAACCGGTTCCACTATTATCGTTTTATTTGTTTATATTTTGAAAAAGTGGATGTTACCGTACACTCCCTACTGGGTCATCGTTTTTTTAATGGTTATTATGGGGATCTATATTGCCATTGAAAATTTAAATGTGATCGCCAGGTTTTACTTCATTGCCACGTTTATTCTTTTTTTGTTTATTGTCATCCCTCCTATTGCTTTTAAAGATGGAAATTTTCATTTCATCATGCCTATTGGTTATTCAGGCATGACCAATATCATAAAGGGAGCGGCCCATGCTACACTGGCTTGGCAGGGAATGGAAACCTTTCTTTTAATTGCCCCGTTTGTCATGGCAACCGCCAAAGAAAAGGCAAAAGCAGTTACCCTGGCAAACGTATTGATCACCTTTTTCTATTCATTCTTAACGTTTATTTGCTTAATTTACTTTAGTAATGATGAAATTAGGTTGCTGCCACAGCCTGTCCTTTACCTGTTAAAATCTTTTTCCTTTAAAATTATTGAACGGCCGGACTTAATTATTATTTCTTTTTGGATTATTTTAGTCGGGACATCCTTTATTAGCTATCTTTACGGTGCATCGTTCGCTTCAGTCTATCTGTTTAAAAAACGAACAAGGAAACCGTTCGTGTATGGAGCTGCCTGTATTTGTTTTTTCTTTGCCCTCTTTTTTAATGGAGAAGATAAGATGGAAAAATTAACAAAGTATACTACCTATACCGGTTTCATCTTCTTGATAGCCATACCTGTATTTCTGTTAGTGATTTCATTACTTTTTAAAAAACGGCAGAAGGGTGAAGTGAATGAGGAGAACTATTAG
- a CDS encoding efflux RND transporter periplasmic adaptor subunit, protein MKKWIWILISVLVIGFVGYQWYHSKNSTSGAAVQVRTAAVQKGKLEVKISASGTVEPVTSVDIKAAADNPEIDEVLVAAGDKVNEGDELVTFTDDSDPITAPAAGTITTVSVNEGERVTNGTVVAHLTNYDDLQTVVQVDELDIPKVKNEQVVDLTVSAYPDAAYTGKVTNIAAEGNSQNGTTTFDVTVHIDQPTNLKVGMSNEASILTVSKEDALYVPIDAVHTNNGEKYVIVTSATSGTEEDGVTTEQKTVKTGIATDEYVEITEGVTVGDTVQLPQLSSGNSTSNQKSRMMQGLGGMNGGGFGGMPPSGGGQGAPGGRSGN, encoded by the coding sequence ATGAAAAAATGGATTTGGATTTTAATAAGTGTATTAGTAATCGGTTTTGTCGGATATCAATGGTATCACTCAAAAAACAGCACAAGCGGGGCAGCTGTACAGGTTCGAACGGCTGCGGTCCAAAAAGGAAAGTTAGAAGTAAAAATCAGTGCTTCGGGAACAGTAGAACCCGTTACAAGTGTTGATATTAAAGCAGCAGCGGATAATCCAGAAATCGACGAAGTATTAGTGGCCGCAGGGGACAAAGTAAATGAAGGGGACGAATTGGTGACCTTCACAGACGATAGCGATCCGATCACGGCACCGGCTGCAGGAACGATTACAACGGTTTCAGTAAATGAAGGAGAGCGGGTGACAAATGGAACAGTTGTAGCCCATCTAACAAACTATGATGATTTGCAAACCGTTGTCCAGGTGGATGAATTAGATATACCGAAAGTGAAAAATGAGCAGGTAGTGGACTTAACTGTTAGTGCGTATCCTGATGCAGCCTATACAGGGAAAGTAACGAATATTGCAGCAGAAGGGAACTCACAAAACGGAACAACGACATTTGATGTCACGGTCCATATTGATCAACCAACAAACCTTAAAGTAGGGATGAGTAATGAGGCAAGTATCCTAACAGTGAGCAAAGAAGATGCCCTATATGTACCTATTGATGCTGTCCATACAAACAATGGTGAAAAATATGTCATTGTTACTTCGGCAACATCAGGTACAGAGGAGGACGGTGTGACAACCGAGCAAAAGACTGTGAAAACAGGGATTGCCACAGACGAATATGTGGAGATAACAGAAGGAGTTACAGTTGGTGATACGGTTCAATTACCACAGCTTTCTTCAGGTAATTCCACCTCTAATCAAAAAAGCAGGATGATGCAAGGTTTGGGAGGTATGAATGGCGGCGGTTTCGGTGGAATGCCTCCAAGCGGCGGTGGACAAGGAGCACCCGGCGGAAGGAGTGGCAATTAA
- a CDS encoding spore germination protein, which produces MKKKQSPFHKDKNEQPSAIDDSSFENRIEFIKNSFGNTEDLLKIPIIYKNEQGVIFYLATISDSEKIQESILFPLVHPTEVDFGDIPFTAETHHKISLGDTVSSLLQGNSIVIIHGIDDIFSFNTIKDLTRSPKEPDSEKAVRGSHVGFVESLSTNIGFIRQGIESRHLTINFHHIGKYSNTKIAIIYVEGIANPKLVKRLEDRIKTLSIDMVFSPGYLEEIVEDRPLSPFPQILYTERPDRTIAQLMEGRIVLMSEGSCDVIILPVSFFSFFQTTDDYNSRIITGSFFRCLRVMSFIISLLLPGLYIAIIGYHFEIIPSEILVLVKNSVENIPFPPLIEAIIMAFTIELIREAGIRLPTPIGQTIGIVGGLIIGDAIVSAGLVSNIMVIVIALTAISSFTIASYEMSNTVRILTFPIMLAAASFGFVGIIFSLMFIVGHLCKLESLGTPYFTPVAPFSLQGMKDAIIRFPVWMLSERPRDLLVKNQKRLHRPRRWEKE; this is translated from the coding sequence ATGAAGAAAAAGCAATCTCCCTTTCACAAAGATAAGAATGAGCAGCCATCAGCTATTGACGATTCCTCCTTTGAAAACCGCATAGAGTTCATTAAGAATTCTTTCGGTAATACAGAGGATTTATTGAAGATCCCTATTATTTATAAAAATGAACAAGGTGTAATATTTTATTTAGCAACTATTTCTGATTCAGAAAAGATTCAAGAAAGCATCTTATTCCCATTAGTTCATCCTACTGAAGTGGACTTTGGAGACATTCCATTTACAGCAGAAACACATCATAAGATTTCACTTGGTGACACAGTTTCTTCCCTGTTACAAGGAAATTCAATTGTAATTATACACGGAATTGATGATATTTTTTCATTTAATACTATTAAAGACCTGACAAGGAGCCCTAAAGAACCTGATAGTGAAAAAGCTGTAAGAGGATCACATGTTGGATTTGTTGAAAGTCTATCAACCAATATCGGTTTTATTAGGCAAGGTATTGAGAGCAGGCACCTGACGATTAATTTCCATCATATCGGCAAATACTCCAACACCAAAATAGCCATTATCTATGTAGAGGGCATTGCAAATCCAAAGTTGGTAAAAAGACTCGAAGATCGAATAAAAACCTTATCCATTGATATGGTTTTTAGCCCCGGGTACTTAGAAGAGATTGTTGAGGATCGGCCGTTATCACCATTTCCTCAAATCCTTTATACAGAAAGACCTGACCGGACAATTGCCCAATTAATGGAGGGAAGAATCGTCCTCATGTCGGAGGGAAGCTGTGATGTGATTATTTTGCCTGTCTCATTTTTTTCCTTCTTTCAAACGACAGATGATTATAACAGCCGGATCATCACGGGTTCTTTTTTTCGTTGTTTACGAGTAATGAGTTTTATTATCTCCCTTCTTTTACCTGGTTTGTATATCGCGATTATTGGCTACCATTTTGAAATTATACCAAGTGAAATCTTAGTGCTCGTCAAAAATTCAGTAGAAAACATTCCTTTTCCTCCTTTAATTGAAGCAATCATCATGGCGTTTACGATTGAATTAATTCGCGAAGCAGGGATACGCCTTCCTACACCAATCGGGCAAACCATTGGGATTGTTGGCGGTTTAATTATCGGAGATGCCATTGTTTCTGCTGGATTAGTATCGAATATTATGGTCATTGTCATTGCCCTTACTGCCATTTCATCCTTTACCATTGCATCTTACGAAATGAGTAACACGGTACGGATTCTTACTTTTCCTATTATGCTTGCCGCTGCTAGCTTTGGTTTCGTCGGGATCATTTTCTCCTTAATGTTTATCGTTGGCCACCTTTGTAAACTGGAGTCTTTGGGGACACCTTATTTCACCCCTGTTGCACCATTTAGTTTGCAGGGGATGAAGGATGCGATTATACGCTTTCCGGTTTGGATGTTATCGGAGCGTCCAAGGGACCTGCTTGTAAAAAATCAAAAACGACTACATCGTCCAAGAAGATGGGAAAAAGAATGA
- the hpt gene encoding hypoxanthine phosphoribosyltransferase, with amino-acid sequence MTYRIKDQMISETEIKQRVKKLAEEIEKDFNNEPIYLIVVLKGSFVFAADLIREMKGDIKVDFISVSSYSNQTETTGKVKLLKDLDTDITNKNVVVVEDIIDSGLTLHFLRDHLSMHKPKQIKICTLLDKPERRRVELTADYTGFVIPDEFIVGYGIDYAQMYRNLPYIATVEEC; translated from the coding sequence ATGACATACAGAATCAAAGATCAGATGATTTCAGAAACGGAAATTAAGCAGAGGGTTAAGAAGCTTGCAGAAGAAATAGAAAAGGATTTTAACAATGAACCAATCTACCTTATTGTTGTTCTTAAAGGGTCCTTTGTCTTTGCAGCTGATTTGATTCGAGAAATGAAGGGAGATATAAAAGTCGATTTCATTTCGGTTTCCAGCTACAGTAATCAGACGGAGACAACTGGAAAGGTAAAGCTTTTGAAGGATTTAGATACTGATATAACAAATAAAAATGTGGTTGTAGTGGAGGATATTATTGATAGCGGATTAACCTTGCATTTCTTAAGAGACCATTTAAGCATGCATAAACCAAAGCAAATAAAAATTTGCACATTGTTAGACAAGCCGGAAAGAAGAAGAGTGGAATTGACAGCAGATTATACTGGGTTTGTTATTCCGGATGAATTTATAGTGGGTTACGGGATTGACTATGCACAAATGTATCGAAATCTACCTTATATTGCTACGGTTGAAGAGTGTTAA
- a CDS encoding ABC transporter ATP-binding protein — translation MNSPIIKISNMMKTYKLGGETVHGLNDVSLEIQTGEFIAIIGPSGSGKSTLMNMIGCLDRPDNGSYLLDGKDIGKMGDNSLAKIRNQKIGFIFQNFNLLAKLSALENVELPLLYAGISARERRGLALEVLCKVGLKERAGHLPTQLSGGQQQRVAIARALVGKPAILLADEPTGALDSKTSKEILELMKELNELGHTIILITHDLEIAKKAKRMVSIQDGQLVENGGVLLGNHAIY, via the coding sequence ATGAACTCACCAATTATTAAAATAAGCAACATGATGAAGACGTATAAACTTGGCGGAGAAACAGTCCATGGCCTAAATGATGTTTCCCTTGAAATCCAAACGGGTGAATTCATCGCCATTATTGGTCCATCCGGTTCAGGTAAGTCGACGTTAATGAATATGATCGGCTGCCTGGATCGTCCGGATAATGGTTCTTATCTGCTAGATGGGAAAGATATTGGAAAAATGGGTGACAACAGTCTAGCAAAGATTCGCAATCAAAAGATTGGCTTTATATTTCAAAACTTTAATTTATTGGCCAAACTTTCAGCGCTGGAAAATGTTGAACTTCCGTTGTTATATGCTGGTATTTCAGCTCGGGAAAGACGCGGACTGGCCTTAGAAGTCCTATGTAAGGTTGGTTTAAAAGAACGGGCAGGACATTTGCCAACCCAGCTATCTGGCGGTCAGCAGCAAAGGGTGGCAATTGCAAGAGCACTCGTTGGAAAACCTGCGATTCTGCTGGCCGATGAACCGACTGGTGCTCTTGATAGCAAAACAAGCAAAGAGATTCTCGAGCTAATGAAGGAATTAAACGAGTTAGGTCATACAATCATTCTGATTACTCATGATCTTGAGATTGCGAAAAAGGCAAAACGGATGGTCAGTATTCAAGATGGCCAATTGGTAGAGAACGGGGGTGTGCTGCTTGGGAATCATGCAATCTATTAA
- a CDS encoding PepSY-associated TM helix domain-containing protein, which translates to MKKTRKAHLWIGLICSIFILMESITGLIMNEPWLIGQSQTEQRGNFQPGMMTGPGQQRGTDVNPGALSGETRGQSTGQSQSNNQANSTGQAQGQTSPNSSGQFPGFDRPREFGREGGSQGSFMSIIRGLHEGRLGNINIKWLIDLTAIAMIFLTASGIYLSLKVLRAGKKRKKAAGDSLPI; encoded by the coding sequence ATGAAGAAAACAAGAAAAGCTCACTTATGGATTGGTCTCATTTGTTCCATATTTATTCTAATGGAGTCCATAACTGGATTGATTATGAATGAGCCTTGGCTTATTGGCCAATCACAGACTGAACAAAGAGGTAATTTCCAGCCGGGGATGATGACGGGGCCAGGACAACAGCGAGGAACCGACGTTAATCCAGGAGCGCTATCAGGTGAAACCAGGGGTCAGTCAACTGGACAATCACAGTCTAACAATCAAGCAAATTCAACCGGTCAGGCTCAAGGACAAACAAGTCCTAATTCCTCGGGGCAATTTCCTGGTTTTGACAGACCACGAGAATTTGGCCGGGAAGGTGGTTCACAAGGTTCCTTCATGAGCATTATTAGAGGGCTTCACGAGGGGAGACTCGGAAACATCAATATTAAGTGGTTAATTGACCTTACTGCAATTGCGATGATTTTCTTAACTGCTTCCGGAATTTATTTATCATTGAAAGTGCTTCGTGCCGGAAAAAAGAGAAAGAAAGCAGCGGGGGACAGTCTCCCGATTTGA